In the Callospermophilus lateralis isolate mCalLat2 chromosome 7, mCalLat2.hap1, whole genome shotgun sequence genome, TGTACACAGCTACAAATATTTTTGTGTCTCAGGACTTTTGGGATGACATCAGATGTAAATCCATAATCTACTGGCACAGGTTTTTCAGGGGCTTCTCTATTAGTGCCACCTGCCTGCTTAGTGTCCTACAGGCCATcaccctcagccccagaagctcctgCTTGGCAAAGTTTAAACATAAATCCCCACAGCAGAccctttgttttcttgttttcttgTGGGCCTTCTACATGTCCTTGAATACCCACTTCTCATTGTCTTCTACTGCCATTCCAAATGTGACCTCAAATGTCATTGTGTTTATTACTGAACCCTGCAAAATTGTGCAAATGAGTTATTTCCTCAGgcatttattttctgtatttggtATATTCCGGGATGTCTTTCTTGTAGGACTTATGGCTCTCTCGAGTGGATACATGGTGGTTCTCTTGTGCAGGCATAAGAGGCACTTTCAGCACCTTCACAACACCAGCCTTTCTCTAAAAGCATCCCCTGTACAGAGGGCCACCTGGACTATCCTATTGCTTATGAGCTTCTTTGGGCTCATGTACTGTTTGGACAGCATCTTCTCCTCCTCAAGAACTATGTGGAGCAATGATCCTGTCTGTTATTATATTCATTTGATGGTGGCCAATGGCTATGCCACAACATGCCCTTGGCTGCTAATCTGTACTGAAAAACGAATTATTAACTTCTGAAAATCTTTCTTTGTGAAGATAGAACATATTTAACTACTGATGATAGATAAGTTTCCCTAGCCTGCCAATATACTGGCTTTTGAACAATAAGTCACAGCATAGAATATATGCTCTCTGGATTAAGAGACTATGGACATATGCATGTTGGGTTAAATCTATTACTTTGAGACATGTGAATAACAAATATATTATAGAAATGTCAATGTTTTACCTTTTTGAGATAACACAAGGGCCCAACTTATTTGCTTGGTGTAAGCAAGAAATTCTTTTGAGTCTCACCTTCATGATCTGAGTTATCTATTATCAACACATTAAGAGTGTATATCACTTTTTAATAAGTGTTTAAAGGAGCTATATTGTTCCTAACAAAAATGTCAATAATTTGTGCCAAGAATTAATGCCTTTTCtgttaacttttattttattgtctgttaaaaagaattaaatgtaAGGACTCAAATCATCATATGTACACCAGAGCTCAGagtagcattattaatgacaaacCCTGGTGGAAACATCAATGCCCCTAATCATAGGAATGTATAAGTAAAACATGGCCTGGACATACTGTGGAATATAATTTAGCCTGGAACAAAAAAATGCCCGAGGTAGTAATTAGTGAACTTTGAAGACATTATTGCAAGTGACCTATCAGTCACAAATTATCCAATGCTGTAATATTTTAATGTAGAAAGTGGAACTGAGAGTAGAAACCTATATAGACAGAAAATAGAATGATAGTTACCAGGGTCTGAGAAAGTGAGTCAGTGGGGTGCTCTAATTGGACAGCAACACAATAGTTTGAGAAAAAAAAGTGCTAGAGATGGATTATGAATATTTTCACAACAGTATAAATGTTCTTGCTGAGTCTGACCTGCACTTTTAGAGAGCATCACAAAGTTCAATCACAAGAATGGGCCCCAAATTGAAATGGGTGGCACCTCatatgtgtataatatgtcaTACAACTTATTGCCATGCATatctaaaacaacaaataaaacaaagcttTTGGAATAAAAAAAAGTATCAAAATGGTAAATTTTCTGTCATGTGCACTTTACCATAACAAAagttgcccaatgaccttctttatattaagtgaaatatacCCATTACAGAAGGACAGACACCACATGTTCTCATTCATTTGTAGGAAACAATAAGTAGTTCTAGTAGAACAGAATGGAATGGTGGTCACCAGAAATTGGGAGAGCAAGGAGAGGACAAGTGGAAAGAGTTCATGGAGGGGTATAAACACAGAATGGAGAAATCACTTTGTGTCAATAACTTTGGCACAGTAGGGGGACTATTGGTTAAaacaacttaaaatgtgcaacttaaaattaaattgaaaaacataaaattaaattaaaattccaaaaacaaaaaaaaaaaacagctgaagAGATTAAAATACTTATTGCTGTGGTCTGATTTTACAAATTATATACATGTACTGAGTTATCATAATGTACCCTGAAAaattcatatataaaaatataacctTAAAGAGAGTTTCTATTccacatagttcttgaaattctagacagagaaattagatgaaagaaattaaagaaatacaaataggaaaagaagaactcaaactaccaTTATTTACCAATAACAAGATTCTATACTAAGAGGATCCAAACAAATCCAGCAGAAAATTTTTCTAgacttaataaataaattcagcaaagtagcagaatataaaatgaaTACCCATTAACCAAATGCATATCTACACATCAAtgataaatcctctgaaagagaaattaggaaaagtaTCCCATTCACAagagtctcaaaaaaaaagtctcccatgctcttggataagcTAAATCAAAATTGTCAAAATGCCCATACAacccaaagtgctatacagattcaatgtaattccaattaaaatccaaacattatttcttgtagaaatacaaaaagcaatcatgaaattcatttggaaaattaagagacccagaatagccaaagcaattcttaggaagaagagtgaaacaAGGGGCATCACAATACATAACTTAATCTACACTGCAaagatatagtaacaaaaaagcatggtattttcacaaaaatatacatgtggatcaatggcacagaatagaagacagagagatAAACTTAGATAAATACAGGTATTTCATATTTGACAAAGTGACAAAGAACATACATTggcaaaaagatagcctcttcaacaaatggtgttgggaaaactggaaatccataggagcaaaataaaattaaacccctatctctaacCATGTACAATACATAACAAACTTTATCAAGGACCTAGTAAatagaccagagaccctacacctaataggaaaagaagtagtcCCAAATCATTTTCATGTCAAATTAGGcttgactttcttaacaagactcctaaagagcaagaaataaaattaagaataaataaatgggattgattcaaaatataaatgttcctctaagaaaaagaaaaaaataaggtgaAGAGACAGcttacattttgggaacaaatttttgccacaggcatgtcagatagagcaccaatagataaataacataaaattctTAAAACCAAATAACAaacaactcaatcaataaatgtgataaggggctgaacagacacttctcagaagaagatacacaatttatcaacaaatatatgaaaaatattcaacagccctagcaattagaaaaatgctaaCCAAAAGTACTTCAGTCAGAattgcagctattaagaataaaaataaggactggggttgtggctcagtggtagagagcttgtttagcatgtacaaggcactgggtttggttctcatcagcacatgtgaataagtaaataaaacaaaggtctatgaacaactaataagaatattaaaaaataacaacaacaacaataaatgttgacaagaaTGTGTGGAAAAATGAATATTCAaacattgctgttgggactgcaaattggtgcagctaatatggaaagcagtatggagattccatggaaaactgggaatgaaactaccatttgacccagctacctcactcttcagtctatacctaaagggcttaaaaacattatactataggaacacagccatatcaatatttataaaagcaaaatttACAATAGATAAGTTGTGAGGCCAACTTAGATGTCCTTTAGTACATGAAtggatatacacaatggaatattacttagcattaaaagagaataaaattatggcattttcaggtaaacgaatggagaatataatgctaagtgaattaagccaATCACAAATAAGCAAATGCTGGATGTTTTctatgatataaggatgctgatttataatggggatggtggggaacatgggagaaatagacaaactttagatagagcAAAGGAGAGGAATGGTAAGGTAGGGGGGATTGCGGCAGGAAAAATGGTAAATTgatatggacatcattaccctaagtaccatatgaagacatgaatggtgttatgctactttgtgtataaccagagacatgaaaaattgtgctctatatgtgtaatatgaattgaattgcattctgctgttatgtataacaaattcaaataaataaaaatagatgaatagataaacaaaatgtggctcATATACACAGAAAAAACATTACTTAgcattaaaggaaaataaaattatggcacttgcaggtaaatggatggagatggaTAATACCGTGGTAAGCAAAATTACACAatcttaaaaaaaagggggggggagggactgaaagttttctctgataagtgtatGCTACTCCACAATGGGGCGGGGAGTCATGAGATGAGTGAAGAAATTTGGAGGGAATAGAAaaaatggtgaaatgagatggacatcattaccctaggtacttgTAGGATTGCAAGAATGATGTGAATCTATTTCATGTACAACCAGGGAAGAAAAAAATACTGCTTCatctgtgtacaatgaattgaagatctatccactgtcatgtataactgattagaactaataaaaatgtattttaaaaaagaatgagaattgcactggggatgtggctcagtggtaaagtgcttgcctggcatgcatgaggccctgggttcaaacacccaagcatcaaaacaaaaaaagagacagagaattttaaaaaaaaaatgttttcagtaaCCTTATAAGCATCTGTGAAAAAAActcttaaataaaaattattttacatgTCATGATCCAAAGTattccaaaaataataataatttttagaatCTCCTAACAGTTTTAAGGCTTTTTAATGAATTGGGTTTAAGTcaaatttttggttttttgtttggccagggattgaacctagtagtgattgaacccagctctgattaaccactgaggcacatcccaggccctttgtattttt is a window encoding:
- the LOC143404048 gene encoding vomeronasal type-1 receptor 90-like yields the protein MEKNYQLYNYIGIKSAFFSEVGLGISGNTILLLFHIFTFLLHHRLKPIDLIIGLLALIHLGMMIIVVYTATNIFVSQDFWDDIRCKSIIYWHRFFRGFSISATCLLSVLQAITLSPRSSCLAKFKHKSPQQTLCFLVFLWAFYMSLNTHFSLSSTAIPNVTSNVIVFITEPCKIVQMSYFLRHLFSVFGIFRDVFLVGLMALSSGYMVVLLCRHKRHFQHLHNTSLSLKASPVQRATWTILLLMSFFGLMYCLDSIFSSSRTMWSNDPVCYYIHLMVANGYATTCPWLLICTEKRIINF